The following are encoded together in the Flavihumibacter fluvii genome:
- a CDS encoding nuclear transport factor 2 family protein: MAQPDRKVTKDFLQSFADAFNAHDVQAILSHMTDDCVFEASAGPDVDGEKFTGREQVKKAFEQVFATFPDAHWGNPRHFIAGNRGFTEWIFTGTKSDGTRVEVTGCDLFTFKNGKIAIKNSYRKNRLPVK; this comes from the coding sequence ATGGCACAACCAGACAGGAAAGTGACTAAAGATTTTCTACAGTCTTTTGCAGATGCATTTAATGCCCATGATGTTCAGGCAATACTGTCACATATGACGGATGACTGTGTGTTTGAGGCTTCTGCAGGTCCGGACGTTGATGGAGAAAAATTTACCGGGCGGGAACAAGTGAAAAAAGCATTTGAACAAGTATTTGCAACATTCCCGGATGCCCATTGGGGTAATCCCAGGCATTTCATAGCAGGAAACAGGGGTTTCACCGAGTGGATTTTCACCGGAACCAAATCAGATGGTACCAGGGTTGAAGTAACAGGATGTGATTTATTTACTTTTAAGAATGGGAAAATCGCCATTAAGAATTCTTATAGAAAGAATCGGTTGCCGGTAAAATAG
- a CDS encoding DUF998 domain-containing protein produces the protein MTQKRLLLCGILAMLWYVIINIIVPANYPGYDFVSQTVSELSAIDAPSRTLWVVLCLFYTLLFMLFGSGIWLSAKGDRKLRFVGGVVLFDAAIGLFWPPMHQREVIAAGGGTLTDTLHLTWAFVHLALMLLMIGFGAAAFGKGFRIFSVIIVLIFLVFGILTSKESVGIEAGQPTPLVGIWERINIGAYMIWVVVFAIKLMKRNNT, from the coding sequence ATGACACAGAAAAGATTACTCCTTTGTGGAATTCTCGCAATGTTATGGTATGTAATCATAAATATCATTGTACCGGCGAATTACCCGGGCTATGATTTTGTTTCACAAACTGTTAGTGAACTCTCCGCAATCGACGCGCCTTCCCGGACATTATGGGTTGTACTCTGCCTGTTCTACACACTCTTATTTATGCTTTTTGGGTCCGGCATCTGGCTATCTGCAAAGGGAGATCGGAAACTGCGATTTGTTGGTGGAGTTGTCCTCTTCGATGCTGCAATAGGGTTATTCTGGCCACCGATGCACCAGCGGGAGGTCATTGCAGCAGGAGGAGGAACCCTCACAGATACACTACATCTTACCTGGGCCTTTGTTCACCTAGCTTTGATGTTGCTGATGATCGGTTTTGGTGCAGCAGCATTTGGTAAAGGTTTCCGGATCTTTTCAGTAATCATTGTATTGATTTTTCTCGTGTTCGGCATTCTGACCTCAAAGGAAAGCGTCGGAATTGAAGCCGGCCAGCCTACTCCATTGGTAGGCATCTGGGAACGGATTAATATAGGTGCTTACATGATTTGGGTGGTAGTATTTGCCATTAAGCTGATGAAGAGAAATAATACATGA
- a CDS encoding alpha/beta hydrolase, producing the protein MIPVEIITIIVQFLAAALGITAALPSILVFLQLHWPAPALWFLKLYASALSPILAFIGLLSALVGLATGSAFISGIGLYNIVIYCVHIFSVTRPPAFPGNFEKAFGLHWADKINPGQKNHFLPARAIFKLPIVPDPRLEQNLTFATIPGTASRLLCDVWQPSSIIAPSGLAFIYLHGGAWYMLDKDLGTRPFFRHLAAQGHLIMDVAYRLAPETDMLGMVQDVKRAIAWIKENAKNYGINPDMIVIGGGSSGAHLALLAAYTANNPQFTPKELEGKDLSVCGVISLYGPADLKEMYYHTNQQLTTRSSPGRPKKTAPTQMPGWIINLMGNNYHRLGMDKGFENAGTFVTLFGGHPDECPERYELFSPVTHVHAECPPTLLIHGKQDVMAPVKSTRILFSRLMDKKIQTVMHILLQTDHAFDLQLSKISPSAHNAIYDVERFLARMV; encoded by the coding sequence ATGATACCAGTGGAGATCATTACTATTATAGTTCAGTTCCTTGCTGCCGCCTTAGGCATCACGGCAGCGCTACCCAGTATCCTGGTTTTTTTGCAGTTGCATTGGCCTGCACCGGCATTATGGTTCCTGAAATTATATGCATCTGCATTATCGCCCATACTCGCCTTTATTGGCCTACTCAGTGCTCTAGTGGGATTGGCAACAGGTTCGGCCTTTATCAGTGGGATTGGCCTATACAACATAGTGATATATTGTGTGCACATATTCAGCGTAACAAGGCCGCCTGCTTTTCCAGGCAACTTTGAAAAGGCTTTTGGCTTGCATTGGGCGGACAAGATCAACCCCGGACAAAAAAATCACTTTCTGCCAGCGCGCGCCATATTTAAGTTACCAATTGTACCGGATCCACGACTGGAACAAAACTTAACATTTGCAACCATTCCCGGTACGGCCAGCAGATTATTGTGTGATGTATGGCAGCCATCTTCCATTATAGCTCCTTCCGGCCTGGCTTTTATTTACCTGCATGGCGGGGCATGGTACATGCTTGACAAGGATTTGGGCACCCGCCCGTTTTTCAGACATTTGGCTGCACAGGGACACCTGATCATGGATGTGGCTTACCGGCTTGCTCCTGAGACGGACATGTTGGGTATGGTGCAGGATGTAAAGCGGGCCATTGCCTGGATAAAAGAAAATGCAAAAAATTATGGCATAAATCCCGACATGATTGTTATAGGTGGCGGTTCTTCCGGGGCACACCTGGCCCTGCTTGCAGCCTATACTGCAAATAATCCACAGTTTACACCAAAGGAACTGGAGGGGAAGGACCTCAGCGTTTGTGGCGTGATATCCCTGTATGGCCCTGCCGATTTAAAAGAAATGTATTACCATACTAACCAACAGCTCACTACCCGTTCAAGTCCAGGCAGGCCGAAAAAAACTGCGCCCACCCAAATGCCCGGGTGGATAATTAATTTAATGGGAAACAATTATCATCGGCTGGGTATGGATAAAGGATTTGAAAATGCCGGAACATTTGTCACGCTTTTCGGCGGTCACCCAGATGAGTGTCCCGAGCGCTACGAGCTTTTCTCGCCTGTTACACATGTGCATGCCGAATGTCCGCCAACATTGTTGATACATGGCAAGCAGGATGTGATGGCCCCGGTAAAATCCACCCGCATATTATTCTCCCGTTTGATGGATAAGAAAATTCAAACGGTCATGCATATTTTACTACAGACAGATCATGCATTTGACCTTCAGCTTTCCAAAATTTCGCCGTCAGCTCATAATGCTATCTATGATGTTGAACGCTTTTTGGCAAGGATGGTTTGA
- a CDS encoding M28 family metallopeptidase — translation MYRFSAILSLYCLVLVAGCTSKKTANPEDGLAAFSADSLKQDIAMLASDSFMGRKPFTAGETKTIDYLQKAFAAIGLEPGNGSSFLQAVPMVSILATAAPDMKVKAAKGDFTLKAYDDYIIWTDKPDSNTSLEHTELVFAGYGVVAPEYNWNDYEGLDVKGKVVMVMVNDPGFWTGDTTLFKGKTMTYYGRWTYKFEEAARQGAKGCLVIHNTKAAGYPFSVQQKSFNTSRLQLDNRGKGIKNCDVIGWITETAANTLFKAAGFDSSLLVKANRPGFKAPPLNLQVSTTMKVTASYNKSYNVIGRITGTKRPDEVVIYTAHWDHLGIGRPDATGDSIYNGALDNATGTAGLLELARAFKSMATKPERTLIFLSVTAEEQGLLGSKYYAENPVYPANKTTANINMDGLNRYTRTKDILVIGEGQSDLEDYLKEEVEKAGGYISFDTHPESGYYYRSDHFNFAKAGIPALYTNAGIDVIGKGKAYGQQLEDDYTAHNYHQPSDHFDANSWTVEGAISDLKLLFLVGRRIAFEEKWPQWKPSSEFKAIRDKKN, via the coding sequence ATGTATAGATTCTCTGCAATCCTTTCCTTGTATTGTTTGGTTTTAGTTGCCGGCTGTACCTCCAAAAAAACAGCAAACCCTGAAGATGGACTGGCAGCATTCAGCGCTGATAGTTTAAAGCAGGATATTGCCATGCTGGCTTCTGACTCATTTATGGGGCGGAAACCATTTACGGCAGGAGAAACCAAAACCATCGATTACCTGCAAAAAGCATTCGCAGCCATAGGGCTGGAACCCGGAAATGGCAGCAGCTTTTTGCAGGCGGTTCCGATGGTCAGTATATTGGCCACGGCTGCGCCGGATATGAAGGTAAAAGCTGCTAAAGGGGATTTTACATTAAAGGCTTATGATGATTATATTATCTGGACAGATAAACCCGACAGTAATACCAGTCTTGAACATACGGAACTGGTATTCGCAGGATACGGTGTTGTAGCCCCGGAATACAACTGGAATGATTATGAAGGATTGGATGTTAAAGGGAAAGTTGTGATGGTGATGGTGAATGATCCGGGCTTCTGGACAGGGGATACGACTTTGTTTAAAGGGAAAACAATGACCTATTACGGGCGCTGGACCTATAAATTTGAAGAAGCTGCAAGGCAAGGAGCAAAAGGCTGCCTTGTTATCCATAATACAAAAGCAGCCGGTTACCCTTTCAGTGTACAGCAAAAAAGCTTCAACACTTCCAGGCTGCAGTTGGATAACCGGGGTAAAGGAATTAAAAATTGTGATGTGATTGGCTGGATAACAGAAACAGCAGCCAATACATTATTTAAAGCTGCCGGTTTCGATTCCAGCCTTTTGGTTAAAGCAAACCGGCCAGGGTTTAAAGCCCCTCCATTAAACCTCCAGGTATCCACAACCATGAAGGTGACGGCATCTTATAATAAATCGTATAATGTTATTGGCAGGATTACCGGGACAAAGCGTCCCGATGAAGTAGTTATTTATACTGCACACTGGGATCATCTTGGCATTGGGCGCCCGGATGCAACAGGCGATTCCATTTATAACGGTGCCTTAGACAATGCTACGGGAACAGCGGGATTACTTGAACTGGCAAGGGCATTTAAAAGCATGGCAACAAAGCCGGAAAGAACCCTCATTTTCCTTTCCGTTACAGCGGAGGAGCAAGGGCTCCTGGGCTCGAAGTATTATGCAGAAAACCCTGTTTACCCGGCCAATAAGACAACAGCCAATATTAATATGGATGGCCTTAACCGGTATACCAGGACGAAGGATATACTTGTGATTGGAGAAGGGCAATCTGACCTGGAGGATTATTTAAAAGAAGAAGTGGAAAAAGCAGGTGGTTATATTTCATTTGATACCCATCCCGAATCAGGTTACTATTACCGTTCAGATCATTTCAATTTTGCAAAGGCAGGTATCCCGGCGCTATATACTAATGCCGGAATAGATGTAATTGGCAAAGGCAAAGCGTATGGACAACAACTTGAGGATGACTACACTGCCCATAATTATCACCAGCCATCTGACCATTTTGATGCAAACTCCTGGACAGTGGAAGGTGCTATCAGTGACCTCAAATTATTGTTCCTGGTGGGCAGGCGTATAGCCTTTGAAGAAAAGTGGCCGCAATGGAAACCTTCTTCTGAATTTAAGGCGATCAGGGATAAAAAGAATTAA
- a CDS encoding endo-alpha-N-acetylgalactosaminidase family protein, translated as MNRCLSFGLLLLLVLAYPATYAQDPLQKSFSGKWHHNYSQALVMKMFNCAVDSAGKPRVYITFEQTLNYIRAMDNLTLGVPKIIYLVGWQYNGHDDKYPAFFEVNEALKRKEDKTARESLLWLMREAKKYHTTISLHINITDAYDNSPLWDEYVKNDLLAKNEDGTLMQTGVWNNHPSYHILAKREWETGIFQKRLDKLLELLPPLQEAGTIHIDAWIARGSKGHHISQEEEISYMWKIGEYFMSKGIDVSTERTDLSRYLYGLCPHFYHYNGHTQDDYLAYPASFNTGSNFNPDLNGDKNLKFLFGTSMHGETVFPRNPTNKTKITEENWTSYFADEFYENSMQYFFLNTLKRLGVKNTGNNRVALFSGNVNVSLADSIVKRGDFVLRNKSFMYFPAVWRNDHGYIVYSRLRGTKLLQRPAEWASAKTIFIYRVSAGGLEFEREEVLNGNKFTLEVQEKLPLYITPQKLKQ; from the coding sequence ATGAATAGATGCCTGTCATTTGGCCTGCTGCTGCTCCTGGTGCTGGCTTATCCTGCTACCTACGCCCAGGACCCCCTACAAAAAAGCTTTTCCGGTAAATGGCACCACAATTACTCACAGGCTTTGGTAATGAAAATGTTCAACTGTGCGGTTGATAGTGCCGGTAAACCTCGTGTGTATATAACTTTTGAACAAACCCTCAACTATATCAGGGCTATGGATAACCTGACCCTTGGTGTGCCCAAAATAATTTACCTGGTTGGCTGGCAGTATAATGGCCATGATGATAAATATCCTGCATTTTTTGAAGTGAATGAAGCGCTCAAAAGAAAGGAGGATAAAACAGCCAGGGAAAGCCTGCTCTGGTTGATGCGTGAGGCAAAGAAATACCATACCACCATAAGCCTGCACATCAACATAACGGATGCTTATGACAACAGCCCTCTGTGGGATGAATATGTGAAAAATGACCTGCTTGCGAAAAATGAAGATGGCACCCTGATGCAAACGGGCGTATGGAATAACCACCCTTCCTATCATATCCTGGCTAAAAGGGAATGGGAAACTGGCATTTTTCAAAAGCGGCTCGACAAGCTGTTAGAACTCCTGCCGCCATTGCAGGAGGCAGGCACTATACACATTGATGCATGGATCGCCAGGGGTAGCAAAGGACACCATATTTCCCAGGAAGAAGAAATCAGTTATATGTGGAAGATCGGGGAATACTTTATGTCAAAAGGAATTGATGTGTCCACTGAGCGTACTGATTTATCCAGGTATTTGTATGGCCTCTGCCCGCATTTTTATCATTATAATGGCCACACCCAGGATGATTATTTAGCCTATCCTGCAAGTTTCAATACCGGCTCTAATTTTAACCCTGATTTAAACGGGGACAAAAACCTGAAATTCCTGTTTGGCACAAGCATGCACGGTGAAACGGTTTTCCCGCGTAACCCTACCAATAAAACCAAAATCACCGAAGAAAACTGGACGTCTTATTTTGCTGACGAATTTTACGAAAACTCTATGCAGTATTTCTTCCTGAATACCTTGAAGAGGTTAGGTGTGAAAAATACCGGTAATAACCGGGTGGCCTTGTTTTCTGGTAATGTCAATGTTTCACTCGCAGATAGCATAGTGAAGCGGGGTGATTTTGTGTTGCGCAACAAATCCTTTATGTATTTTCCTGCCGTTTGGCGCAATGACCATGGATACATAGTGTATTCGCGGCTGCGCGGGACAAAACTATTGCAAAGGCCCGCGGAGTGGGCATCGGCAAAAACTATTTTCATCTACCGGGTAAGTGCCGGCGGGCTGGAATTTGAACGGGAAGAAGTGTTGAACGGGAATAAGTTTACCCTGGAAGTGCAGGAAAAATTACCCCTGTACATTACTCCGCAGAAATTGAAACAATAA
- a CDS encoding GMC family oxidoreductase, translating to MGDVQIKQSTEQYDVLIVGSGAGGGMAGYVLANAGIKVLMLEAGPFFDPAKHSQQLKFPYESPRRGANTTRAFGDFDAAFGGWQIEGEPYTTKDKTEFQWFRSRMLGGKTNHWGRISLRMGPIDFQPTDGLTETWPITYEDLKPFYDKVDRMIGVYGTNEGLENEPDGIFLPPPKPRLNEIFIKKGAAKAGVKVIAGRGSVLTEALPGNKDRGACFFCGQCGRACKIYGDFSSSSCLVIPAIKTGNLKVITNAMVRQVLTDKEGKATGVSYVDKTDGQEYQLKAKVVVLGASACESARILLNSASAQHPGGLANSSGVVGKYLHDSTGASLGGFLPQLMGRKRYNEDGVGSVHIYSPWWLDNKKLDFPRGYHIEYGGGMHMPSYGFGGGIAKMNGMVPGRDGQMKAGGGFGAALKDDYRRFYGTQVGMAGRGTAIARKENYCEIDPNIVDKFGIPVLRFNYTWSNEEIKQAKHMIDTFQEIMHQMGAIITSTIQGPETNYGLEAPGRIIHEVGTVRMGDNPKTSALNKWCQAHDCKNLFVVDAAPFVQQGDKNATWTILALSMRTAEYILDQRKKQNI from the coding sequence ATGGGAGATGTCCAAATCAAGCAATCCACAGAGCAGTACGATGTGCTCATTGTTGGGTCCGGCGCAGGCGGCGGAATGGCCGGCTATGTGCTGGCCAATGCCGGTATCAAAGTCTTAATGCTGGAAGCAGGGCCCTTTTTTGATCCTGCCAAGCATTCGCAGCAATTAAAATTTCCTTATGAATCGCCGCGGCGGGGAGCAAACACAACGCGGGCCTTTGGTGATTTTGATGCTGCTTTTGGTGGTTGGCAGATTGAAGGAGAACCCTATACGACCAAAGACAAAACCGAGTTCCAGTGGTTCAGGTCCCGCATGCTGGGTGGTAAAACCAACCATTGGGGAAGGATTTCCTTACGTATGGGCCCAATAGATTTCCAGCCCACAGACGGGCTGACCGAAACCTGGCCCATTACCTACGAAGACCTGAAGCCTTTTTACGATAAGGTGGACCGGATGATCGGCGTATATGGAACCAATGAAGGACTGGAAAATGAGCCAGACGGTATCTTTTTGCCGCCACCAAAGCCCCGGCTTAATGAAATATTTATAAAAAAAGGGGCAGCCAAAGCGGGTGTAAAAGTAATTGCCGGAAGGGGGTCCGTATTGACCGAAGCATTACCAGGCAATAAGGACCGGGGCGCCTGTTTCTTTTGTGGGCAATGTGGGCGAGCCTGTAAGATTTACGGTGATTTTTCATCTTCATCCTGCCTGGTCATTCCGGCCATAAAAACGGGGAACCTGAAAGTAATCACTAATGCCATGGTAAGGCAGGTGCTGACAGATAAAGAAGGCAAGGCAACCGGCGTTTCTTATGTGGATAAAACAGATGGCCAGGAATACCAGCTTAAAGCCAAGGTCGTGGTGCTGGGTGCAAGTGCCTGTGAATCGGCGCGTATCCTCCTGAATTCAGCATCAGCGCAGCATCCGGGCGGACTGGCAAACAGCAGTGGTGTGGTTGGAAAATACCTGCATGATTCAACAGGAGCCAGCCTGGGTGGTTTCCTGCCGCAACTCATGGGGCGTAAGCGGTACAATGAAGACGGGGTAGGTAGTGTACATATATATTCGCCCTGGTGGCTGGACAATAAAAAGCTGGATTTTCCGCGCGGATACCACATTGAATATGGTGGGGGGATGCACATGCCCTCATATGGATTTGGTGGCGGAATTGCCAAAATGAACGGGATGGTGCCTGGCAGGGATGGACAAATGAAAGCAGGCGGTGGTTTTGGTGCCGCATTGAAAGATGACTACAGGCGTTTTTATGGAACCCAGGTCGGCATGGCAGGGCGAGGCACGGCTATAGCCCGAAAGGAAAACTATTGCGAGATAGACCCGAACATTGTAGACAAATTCGGTATCCCGGTGTTGCGGTTTAATTATACCTGGAGCAATGAGGAGATCAAACAGGCCAAACACATGATCGATACATTCCAGGAGATCATGCACCAGATGGGCGCCATCATCACCTCCACCATACAGGGGCCCGAAACCAACTATGGCCTGGAAGCGCCCGGGCGGATCATTCATGAAGTGGGTACTGTGCGCATGGGCGACAATCCCAAAACCTCGGCCCTGAACAAATGGTGCCAGGCACATGATTGTAAAAACCTGTTTGTGGTAGATGCCGCGCCATTTGTGCAGCAAGGCGATAAAAATGCCACCTGGACCATCCTGGCCTTGTCCATGCGGACTGCAGAATACATTCTCGATCAACGTAAGAAACAAAATATTTAG
- a CDS encoding gluconate 2-dehydrogenase subunit 3 family protein, whose protein sequence is MNRRQSLKALSVSAISAGILLDACKSDKPKITNAVDQINVDYAAGLQEFEKERLEKLYAQPNFFNEHERETLIVLADLIIPADEVSGAASDAKVIDFIEFIVKDIPDHQLPMRGGLKWLDMQCFTRYGQPFTGCTKNQQVEMLEAIAYPGKTKPELHQGEVFFDRMRNLTATGFYTSKIGIKDLGYAGNAPGKWEGVPKDVLQQYNLEGE, encoded by the coding sequence ATGAACAGAAGACAATCTTTAAAAGCCCTGAGTGTTTCTGCCATTAGTGCAGGTATACTGCTGGATGCCTGCAAGTCAGACAAGCCCAAAATAACGAATGCGGTTGATCAGATCAACGTGGACTATGCAGCCGGATTGCAGGAATTTGAAAAAGAAAGGCTGGAAAAACTCTACGCCCAACCGAACTTTTTTAATGAACATGAAAGGGAAACACTGATCGTGCTTGCGGACCTGATCATTCCGGCAGATGAGGTGTCCGGCGCTGCATCCGATGCCAAGGTGATCGACTTCATTGAGTTTATCGTCAAAGACATCCCTGATCACCAGCTACCCATGCGGGGCGGACTAAAATGGCTGGATATGCAATGCTTCACCCGATATGGCCAGCCATTTACCGGCTGTACAAAAAACCAACAGGTTGAGATGCTGGAAGCCATTGCCTATCCAGGCAAAACCAAGCCTGAATTGCACCAGGGTGAAGTATTCTTTGACCGGATGCGTAACCTGACCGCAACCGGGTTCTATACCAGTAAAATTGGTATTAAAGACCTTGGTTATGCAGGCAATGCGCCGGGCAAATGGGAAGGTGTTCCGAAAGATGTATTACAACAATACAACCTGGAGGGGGAGTAG
- a CDS encoding P1 family peptidase: MRYFSLIAALLLIQSAIIGQKPRARDLGIPFNGIPGRYNAITDVKGVEVGYSTIISGQGKNSRGKGPVRTGVTAILPRGRNNNPVFANWYSLNGNGEMTGTTWITESGFLETPIMITNTNSVGVVRDAVLKWFVQTGWYKEDFWYTYPVVAETYDGFLNDIYGFHVKESHAFEALDGAKSGPVKEGNVGGGTGMMCLGFKGGTGTASRVVKIKDSTYTVGVLVQSNFGSKRNLTIAGVPIGKELKDTLNYEFKAAPSYRQEGDGSIIVVVATDAPLLPHQLKRVAARVPIGIGIAGGRGENGSGDIFIAFSTANPSAFQRENFTRLDEMPNDIINPLFDATVEAVEEAIINAMVAAETMEGINGNKAYGLPHKSVIDLLKKYNRIK, encoded by the coding sequence ATGAGATATTTTTCATTGATAGCCGCACTCCTCCTGATTCAATCTGCAATCATTGGGCAGAAACCCAGGGCGCGGGACCTGGGAATCCCTTTTAATGGCATTCCTGGTAGGTATAATGCCATAACGGATGTAAAGGGCGTTGAAGTAGGCTATAGTACCATTATTTCAGGGCAGGGGAAAAACAGTAGAGGAAAGGGTCCGGTTAGAACGGGCGTTACCGCAATTTTACCAAGAGGAAGAAATAATAACCCTGTTTTTGCAAATTGGTATTCACTCAATGGCAATGGAGAAATGACCGGAACAACCTGGATAACAGAATCCGGTTTTTTGGAGACACCGATCATGATAACCAATACAAACAGTGTTGGTGTAGTAAGGGATGCAGTCTTGAAGTGGTTTGTACAAACTGGCTGGTATAAAGAGGACTTCTGGTATACCTATCCGGTAGTTGCTGAAACCTACGATGGTTTCCTGAATGACATTTATGGTTTTCATGTGAAAGAAAGCCATGCATTTGAAGCATTAGATGGTGCAAAAAGCGGACCGGTAAAAGAGGGAAATGTGGGCGGTGGTACCGGAATGATGTGTTTGGGATTTAAAGGTGGTACGGGAACAGCATCCAGGGTAGTTAAGATCAAGGATTCGACCTATACGGTTGGTGTTTTAGTACAATCAAATTTTGGGAGTAAAAGAAATTTGACCATTGCGGGAGTACCAATAGGTAAGGAATTAAAAGATACCTTGAATTATGAATTTAAGGCTGCACCCTCTTACAGGCAGGAAGGTGACGGATCAATTATTGTTGTGGTAGCAACTGATGCACCATTATTGCCCCATCAGTTAAAAAGAGTTGCCGCAAGAGTGCCAATTGGTATAGGCATAGCAGGTGGTCGTGGTGAGAATGGTTCCGGTGATATCTTCATTGCTTTTTCAACAGCCAACCCATCTGCCTTTCAAAGAGAGAACTTTACCAGGTTGGACGAAATGCCGAATGATATAATTAATCCATTGTTTGATGCAACAGTAGAAGCAGTGGAAGAAGCTATCATTAATGCAATGGTTGCAGCGGAGACAATGGAAGGTATTAACGGGAATAAGGCATATGGACTTCCGCATAAATCGGTTATTGACCTTTTAAAAAAGTACAATAGAATAAAGTAA
- a CDS encoding VOC family protein: MQHPAKSIRPFIGAINFEESRHFYNDLGFEESVISREMSYFRVSPAVGFYLQNAYVKDWVDNSMIFLEVDDVHEYWNELQNLGLQKKYTTVRLTPIKEYYWGKECFMHDPSGILWHFGEFIK, encoded by the coding sequence ATGCAACATCCTGCAAAATCCATAAGACCATTTATAGGAGCAATAAATTTTGAGGAATCAAGGCATTTTTATAATGATTTGGGGTTTGAGGAATCTGTTATATCCAGGGAAATGTCCTACTTCAGGGTTTCACCTGCTGTAGGATTTTATTTGCAAAATGCGTATGTTAAGGATTGGGTAGACAATAGCATGATATTTCTTGAAGTTGACGATGTACATGAATATTGGAATGAATTACAAAACCTGGGGCTTCAAAAGAAATATACAACCGTAAGATTGACACCCATCAAAGAATATTATTGGGGAAAGGAATGTTTCATGCATGATCCTTCCGGAATACTTTGGCATTTCGGGGAATTCATTAAATGA
- a CDS encoding TonB family protein — translation MKSISIIICIVASLSGTAQSNIKYYDYQWKECADTRARFYSQITATDSGYLRMDYFFQERSLQMSGKYDDHDCKIPNGQFRFFHANRYIQSFGKYVQGQKDGLWLSYHSNQMMADSIVYRLGTRTGTSLSWHANGYLKDSMQVNESGAGVHVGWFDNGSPSFAGLLSAGEQPNGKWKYYHKNGALSASEIYFEGRLVAKKYYDEQGKEQADTTNLDSEARFKGGSTAWLNYLSKKLIFPQQYKLLNRDDAVVVVSFTITEEGKVADAFVSTPFHPDFDKLALRAITSSPAWIPARDHNRKVASRISQPVIFSQED, via the coding sequence ATGAAAAGCATTTCTATAATTATATGTATTGTTGCTTCGCTATCGGGCACTGCCCAGTCCAATATAAAGTATTACGACTATCAATGGAAGGAATGTGCGGATACCAGGGCAAGGTTTTATAGCCAGATCACAGCCACGGATTCGGGATACCTTCGAATGGATTATTTCTTCCAGGAAAGGTCTTTGCAGATGAGCGGCAAATATGATGACCATGACTGCAAAATCCCAAATGGCCAATTCCGTTTTTTCCATGCCAACCGCTATATCCAAAGTTTTGGTAAGTACGTGCAAGGTCAAAAAGATGGGCTTTGGCTAAGTTATCATTCCAACCAGATGATGGCTGACTCAATTGTATACAGGTTGGGTACCAGAACGGGGACCAGTTTATCATGGCATGCAAATGGATATCTGAAGGATTCCATGCAGGTAAATGAATCCGGTGCTGGTGTACACGTGGGTTGGTTTGACAATGGTTCCCCATCATTTGCCGGACTATTATCCGCAGGAGAACAACCCAATGGTAAATGGAAATATTACCATAAGAATGGTGCATTGAGTGCGAGCGAGATCTATTTCGAAGGAAGGCTAGTGGCAAAAAAATATTATGATGAACAAGGCAAGGAGCAGGCCGATACTACCAACCTTGATTCCGAAGCCCGGTTTAAGGGCGGGTCAACTGCCTGGTTGAATTATTTGTCAAAAAAACTGATCTTTCCGCAACAATATAAATTACTGAACCGCGATGATGCGGTAGTTGTTGTTAGTTTTACGATTACTGAGGAAGGAAAAGTGGCAGATGCATTTGTTAGCACACCCTTCCATCCGGATTTTGATAAATTGGCCCTTCGCGCCATCACCAGTTCGCCTGCATGGATTCCAGCCCGGGACCATAACCGAAAAGTGGCTTCCCGGATCAGTCAGCCTGTTATTTTTTCACAGGAAGATTGA